DNA from Bacteroides zoogleoformans:
GGATGTACAGATTGGCAGCATTACCGGTGGCGGCCGCTATGACAACCTGACCGGAGTGTTTGGGATGTCGGGAGTTTCAGGAGTGGGTATCTCCTTTGGCGCCGATCGCATCTTCGATGTATTGAATCAACTTAACCTTTATCCCAAGGAAGCAGTGAATTCCACTCAACTCTTGTTCATCAACTTCGGAGAGCAAGAAGCAGCTTTTTCTTTGGAAGTATTGCTCCAAGTACGTGCGGCAGGCATCCGTGCCGAAATTTTCCCCGACGCCGGTAAGATGAAGAAGCAAATGAGCTATGCCAACTCAAAAGCCATACCTTTTGTCGCGTTGGTAGGAGAAAATGAAATGAACGAAGGAAAGGTTACATTGAAAAACATGGAAACCGGTGAACAAAGACTTGTTTCTCCGAAAGAATTAATTAGCGAATTGAGTTAATAAAAACTGAAAAAACTTTTAAAAGGAGCAATATTTGCTCCTTTTTTTATATATTTATGGCACAAAAGAAGTTACAACATATAATGTCATGAGAATGTAGGTAGTATGTAGTTTGCAACTTCTAATTTTGCAGGATAATAAAAACAAAGGAGGTTCTTATGGTTTCTGTCGGACTTAAACAAGAAAAGCACAATGCGCTGGTCAGTTTTCTGATGATTGTCATTGCGATATTGTTCCTACTCTATATAGGGAGTTCATTAGTGCATTCCACAAAAACATTTTGGGAAAACTACTCAATCGAAGAAATGCTGGAATAAAAAGCAGGCCGGCATACCTCTGTTTTTTGTTACCTTTGCCAACAAAAGCAAAGCTTATGATACTTTATTTTACCGGAACCGGGAATTCTCGTTGGGTGGCAGAGCGTCTTGCGGAAGAAACAAAAGAAAAAGCCATCAACATCGCCCACTTAACAGAGCAGAAAAGGGAGATAACGGAAAAGTTGATGAAAGGGGAATCTTTCGGCATTATCTTTCCAATACATTCATGGTATGCTCCTCGTATATTGATTGAGTTCCTGCAACAAATCCATTTACCCCATCAGACCTACCGATATGCCGTATGTACCTGCGGCGATGATGCAGGTAAAGGCTTGCAACGTCTTTCCGGACATTTCCGTTTAGACGCAGCTTGGTCTGTAGCTATGCCCAATACATACATCCCAATGTTCGAGCTGGATGACGATACCCTCTGTTTTAAGAAAATAGAAGAAGCGCGTATCCGCATATCTTCCATAGCCAAAGATATCCTTGCACAGAAACATGTATGGGAGGTACATGAAGGAAAAGCTGCATGGCTGAAAACCTACATCGTCAATCCGCTGTTCAACCGTTTCGTGATTCACTCCAAAGGGTTTCGGTCGGATGAGGGTTGCACGTCTTGCAGCGCATGTGTCAATTCGTGTCCGATGAACAATATCCGCTTACAAGAAAAACACCCTGTCTGGGGCAAAGGGTGCATCCATTGCATGGCCTGCATACATATTTGCCCTCATGAGGTTATACAATATAAAAACTCAACCCGACAGAAGGGACGTTACCATTTAAAGAAATATCTGACAAGACCATAGACTGAAAATCACTCCCGCTTCTTGCACAAGCACAAAGGTCGTAGCGTCATTTTGTCAGTCATTATCTGCCAAATAAGCACCATCATCCTTTTGGCACAGTTTTCGTAAATTCCTTGGTGCTTGTCTAAAGCAAGACATTTAATGTAATAATGTATAACATAAAACAAAAAGCTATGAACATTAAACCACTGGCAGACAGAGTACTGATACTCCCTGCACCCGCAGAAGAGAAAACAATTGGCGGAATCATCATTCCCGATACGGCAAAAGAGAAACCTTTGAAAGGTGAAGTAATTGCAGTAGGCAACGGAACAAAAGACGAAGAAATGGTATTGAAGGTCGGCGACACAGTGCTGTATGGCAAATATGCCGGAACGGAACTGGATGTTGAGGGAACCAAGTACCTTATCATGCGTCAAAGCGATGTGCTTGCGGTTTTGGGATAAATTACAAATTATGAATCTAACATTAAAATATAGATAGAATTATGGCAAAAGAAATATTATTCAATATCGATGCCCGCGACCAATTGAAGAAAGGGATTGATACATTGGCAAATGCAGTTAAGGTAACTCTCGGCCCGAAAGGACGTAACGTAATCATAGAAAAGAAGTTCGGCGCTCCTTACATCACGAAAGATGGTGTTACTGTAGCTAAGGAAGTGGAACTGGCTGATGCTTATCAGAATACAGGCGCACAGCTTGTAAAGGAAGTTGCTTCTAAGACCGGTGACGATGCAGGTGACGGCACCACGACCGCTACCGTATTGGCTCAGGCCATTGTAGCCGAAGGCTTGAAAAACGTGACCGCCGGTGCAAGCCCCATGGACATCAAACGCGGTATCGACAAGGCTGTTGCCAAAGTGGTAGAATCCATCAAAAACCAATCAGAAAAGGTAGGTGATAACTATGATAAGATAGAACAAGTAGGTACTGTTTCTGCCAACAACGACCCCATTATCGGTAAGCTGATTGCGGATGCCATGCGTAAAGTTTCCAAAGACGGCGTCATCACCATCGAAGAAGCAAAGGGTACGGATACAACCATCGGTGTAGTAGAAGGTATGCAGTTTGACCGCGGTTACCTTTCTCCCTACTTCGTAACTAATACGGAGAAGATGGAGTGTGAAATGGAAAAACCCTACATTCTGATTTATGACAAAAAGATTTCCAACCTGAAAGACTTCCTGCCCATCCTGGAACCGG
Protein-coding regions in this window:
- a CDS encoding EFR1 family ferrodoxin (N-terminal region resembles flavodoxins. C-terminal ferrodoxin region binds two 4Fe-4S clusters.); the encoded protein is MILYFTGTGNSRWVAERLAEETKEKAINIAHLTEQKREITEKLMKGESFGIIFPIHSWYAPRILIEFLQQIHLPHQTYRYAVCTCGDDAGKGLQRLSGHFRLDAAWSVAMPNTYIPMFELDDDTLCFKKIEEARIRISSIAKDILAQKHVWEVHEGKAAWLKTYIVNPLFNRFVIHSKGFRSDEGCTSCSACVNSCPMNNIRLQEKHPVWGKGCIHCMACIHICPHEVIQYKNSTRQKGRYHLKKYLTRP
- a CDS encoding co-chaperone GroES, coding for MNIKPLADRVLILPAPAEEKTIGGIIIPDTAKEKPLKGEVIAVGNGTKDEEMVLKVGDTVLYGKYAGTELDVEGTKYLIMRQSDVLAVLG